The proteins below are encoded in one region of Verrucomicrobiota bacterium:
- the hflX gene encoding GTPase HflX: MKALIDIATKRTRRVFLIGAELKARTGLEVKDSLAELAELAVTAGAVVVGQGAQKMETPTSGTYIGRGKAEEFAKFCEENNVDTIIFDDELSSSQGRNLEQIFGCKILDRTALILEIFGQRARTREGKLQVELAQLEYLLPRLTRFWSHLSRQAGGIGMRAGEGESQLESDRRRTQERIDTIREELDHVRNKRATQRNGRQRNLWPLASIVGYTNAGKSTLLNTLTGASVLAEDKLFATLDPTTRRLHLPTNQNVLLSDTVGFIRKLPHGLVQAFKATLEEVVQADLLLHVADLSHPQAKEQILAVNEVLNEIGAAHKPILMVFNKLDRFEDRGICQNYRELFPNSVFLSAKTGEGVAALLAELGIRLRPVRLYLELAIPHSHAHAISILHQAAQITDVKYGGPKARFKVRIPPHLRAEFEPYIVNDLTATGTAPDAPEKAE; this comes from the coding sequence TTGAAAGCACTCATTGACATCGCCACGAAGCGCACGCGCCGCGTCTTCCTCATCGGGGCTGAACTCAAGGCGCGCACCGGGCTGGAGGTCAAGGATTCCCTCGCTGAACTCGCCGAGCTGGCCGTCACGGCGGGCGCGGTCGTCGTGGGGCAGGGGGCGCAGAAAATGGAGACGCCCACCAGCGGCACTTACATCGGGCGCGGCAAGGCGGAGGAATTCGCCAAGTTTTGCGAGGAGAACAACGTGGACACAATCATCTTCGACGATGAACTCAGCTCCTCCCAGGGCCGCAACCTGGAGCAGATCTTCGGCTGCAAAATCCTCGACCGCACCGCGCTGATCCTGGAGATCTTCGGCCAGCGCGCCCGCACCCGCGAGGGCAAGCTCCAGGTTGAGCTGGCGCAGTTGGAGTATCTTCTCCCGCGCCTCACCCGCTTCTGGAGCCACCTCTCCCGCCAGGCTGGGGGCATCGGCATGCGCGCGGGCGAGGGCGAGTCGCAGCTTGAATCCGACCGCCGCCGCACCCAGGAACGCATTGACACCATCCGGGAGGAGTTGGACCACGTCCGCAACAAGCGCGCCACGCAGCGGAATGGCCGCCAGCGTAATCTCTGGCCGCTCGCCTCCATTGTGGGCTACACCAACGCCGGCAAATCCACCCTGCTCAATACTCTGACGGGCGCGAGCGTGCTGGCGGAGGATAAACTCTTCGCCACGCTCGACCCCACCACGCGGCGGCTCCATTTGCCCACCAATCAGAACGTCCTCCTCTCCGATACCGTCGGCTTCATCCGCAAACTGCCGCACGGCCTCGTGCAGGCGTTCAAGGCCACCCTCGAGGAAGTCGTCCAGGCCGATCTTTTGCTGCACGTCGCCGATCTCAGCCACCCGCAGGCCAAGGAGCAAATCCTCGCCGTCAACGAAGTGCTCAACGAGATCGGCGCGGCGCACAAGCCCATCCTGATGGTCTTCAACAAACTTGATCGCTTCGAGGACCGCGGCATCTGCCAGAACTACCGCGAACTCTTTCCGAACTCCGTCTTCCTCTCCGCCAAGACCGGCGAAGGCGTCGCGGCCCTGCTCGCCGAACTGGGCATCCGCCTGCGCCCCGTGCGGCTTTATTTGGAACTCGCGATCCCGCACAGCCACGCCCACGCCATCTCCATTCTGCACCAGGCCGCCCAGATCACCGACGTTAAATACGGCGGCCCCAAGGCCCGCTTCAAGGTGCGCATCCCGCCGCATCTCCGCGCCGAATTCGAGCCCTACATCGTCAACGACCTGACCGCCACCGGCACCGCGCCGGACGCCCCCGAGAAAGCAGAGTAG
- a CDS encoding ABC transporter permease, whose protein sequence is MYLFNAMVVGLKEIWAHKFRSLLTMLGIILGVSSLVGMSAIVKGMENGMKEALIAMGGLDKALTQDQEVPPYQEYKADQAPGRTIRDVYALKRSAPLLTCISPEMALRGALLTRNGKSVAPSELVGVWPAVLDMNLHVVEHGRFFTDLDDELAQNVCVIGTGLRDELFGSPEETGREIVPLGESVFINGQPFFIVGMLQLYESETDRKLREMKARGELEEKQATGVARRRGHGQGGSGWAFKRKNYTAYIPLNTMWLRFRASTGTNNVPDPRLTDIDIKVAGLEKMDTALQQARNVMMLTHSGIEDFTFQTQETAVENINIAIRNARMSGGIIAAISLLVGGIGIMNIMLASITERVREIGLRKAIGASTFAIFSQILVESVVISLLGGAMGMGTSYGFVELLQILTPSANTPIITVEAMLVAFAFSAITGVIAGLIPAFRASRLDPIVALRYE, encoded by the coding sequence ATGTACCTATTTAATGCCATGGTGGTTGGGTTGAAGGAGATTTGGGCGCATAAATTCCGCTCACTCCTGACGATGCTGGGCATTATCCTGGGTGTCTCCAGCTTGGTGGGCATGTCGGCCATTGTCAAAGGCATGGAGAACGGCATGAAAGAGGCGCTGATCGCCATGGGCGGCTTGGATAAGGCGCTGACCCAGGATCAGGAAGTCCCCCCCTATCAGGAATACAAGGCCGACCAAGCGCCCGGGCGCACCATCCGGGATGTTTATGCCCTCAAGCGAAGCGCGCCGCTGCTGACCTGCATCTCTCCGGAAATGGCCTTGCGCGGTGCGTTGCTGACCCGCAATGGCAAATCGGTGGCCCCCAGCGAACTGGTGGGCGTCTGGCCCGCGGTGTTGGACATGAACCTGCATGTGGTTGAACACGGCCGATTTTTCACGGATCTCGATGACGAACTGGCGCAAAACGTCTGCGTGATCGGTACCGGCCTGCGGGATGAATTATTCGGCTCGCCGGAGGAGACTGGCCGGGAAATCGTGCCGCTGGGCGAGAGCGTGTTTATCAATGGCCAGCCATTTTTTATTGTCGGCATGCTTCAACTTTATGAAAGCGAGACGGATCGCAAGCTGCGGGAAATGAAGGCGCGCGGGGAGTTAGAAGAAAAACAAGCCACCGGCGTGGCGCGTCGGCGTGGCCACGGGCAGGGCGGAAGTGGCTGGGCGTTCAAACGCAAGAATTACACCGCCTATATTCCCCTGAACACCATGTGGCTGCGGTTTCGCGCCTCCACCGGCACGAATAACGTTCCCGATCCGCGCCTGACCGATATTGATATCAAGGTGGCCGGCTTGGAAAAAATGGACACCGCCTTGCAGCAGGCGCGCAACGTGATGATGCTGACCCACAGCGGCATCGAGGACTTTACCTTCCAAACGCAGGAAACCGCGGTCGAAAACATTAATATCGCCATCCGCAACGCCCGGATGAGCGGCGGCATTATTGCGGCCATCAGCCTTTTGGTGGGCGGCATCGGCATCATGAATATCATGCTCGCCAGCATCACGGAGCGGGTGCGCGAGATCGGCCTGCGCAAGGCGATTGGCGCCAGCACCTTCGCCATCTTCTCTCAAATCCTCGTCGAAAGCGTGGTCATCTCCCTCCTCGGTGGTGCCATGGGGATGGGGACATCGTACGGATTTGTCGAACTGCTGCAAATCCTGACCCCCTCCGCCAACACGCCCATCATCACCGTTGAGGCGATGCTCGTTGCGTTTGCGTTCAGCGCCATCACGGGTGTCATTGCCGGGTTGATTCCCGCGTTTCGCGCCTCACGGCTCGACCCGATTGTCGCTTTACGCTACGAGTGA
- a CDS encoding SDR family oxidoreductase translates to MRVLIIGCGYVGLPLGAALVKLGHEVHGVRRSAGGEEALTAAGIQPHVADISVAADLQQLPGPFDWVVNCVSSTKGGVDEYRQVYLDGTRNLIAWLAPQPPKKFVFTSSTSVYGQTDGSAVKEESSTRPSSPTSQLLLETERLLQTAARLKQLPAVILRVAGIYGPERGHLFLQYLRNEARLYGKGERYINMIHVDDVVGAIIAALKSGRAGEIYNTADDEPVTQLHFFQWLSQTLGKYPPPQATAEEDAARKRGLTHKRVSNRRLKMEMGYPFKYPTFRQGYTAEIQRLYDLGVIEVSRDPR, encoded by the coding sequence ATGCGCGTATTAATTATAGGTTGTGGTTATGTCGGGCTACCGCTGGGGGCGGCCCTCGTAAAGTTGGGCCATGAAGTCCACGGCGTGCGCCGGTCCGCCGGTGGCGAAGAGGCGTTGACCGCCGCCGGGATTCAGCCGCACGTGGCGGATATTTCCGTCGCCGCGGATTTGCAGCAATTACCCGGTCCGTTTGACTGGGTCGTGAATTGCGTGTCTTCCACCAAAGGCGGCGTGGACGAGTATCGGCAGGTTTACCTGGACGGCACGCGCAACCTGATCGCCTGGCTGGCCCCGCAGCCGCCGAAGAAATTTGTCTTCACCAGCAGCACGAGCGTTTACGGGCAGACCGATGGCTCGGCGGTGAAGGAAGAGAGTTCCACCCGCCCGAGCAGCCCCACCAGCCAATTGCTATTGGAGACGGAGCGGCTGCTCCAGACCGCCGCCCGGCTCAAGCAACTACCCGCCGTGATCCTGCGCGTCGCCGGCATTTACGGGCCCGAGCGCGGCCACTTGTTTTTGCAATATTTGCGCAACGAGGCGCGCCTTTACGGCAAGGGCGAGCGCTATATCAACATGATTCATGTGGACGACGTAGTGGGCGCCATCATCGCCGCGCTGAAAAGCGGGCGCGCCGGGGAAATTTACAATACTGCCGATGATGAACCGGTCACCCAGTTGCATTTCTTTCAATGGCTATCCCAGACCCTGGGCAAATACCCCCCGCCCCAAGCCACGGCGGAGGAGGACGCCGCCCGGAAGCGCGGGCTCACCCATAAGCGCGTCTCCAACCGCCGGCTTAAGATGGAGATGGGCTATCCTTTCAAATACCCCACCTTTCGCCAGGGGTACACCGCAGAGATTCAGCGCTTGTACGACCTGGGCGTGATCGAGGTCTCCCGCGATCCGCGCTGA
- a CDS encoding DUF5069 domain-containing protein, with protein MKLLKVDLTKQAPRSARVKLGGFVILPRMLDKCRALLGGKIGEYHYNCPLDQQFLTFAGIDADALKAQVATGAGDGDVLAWIIANSTAKPNLAAIEGWSASQERRGPMAVEMREFYQECHQKLAPKREDLSSWFELLDLDDYVSFGGRA; from the coding sequence ATGAAACTCCTCAAAGTGGACCTCACCAAGCAAGCCCCCCGCAGCGCGCGCGTCAAGCTCGGCGGATTCGTCATCCTCCCGCGTATGCTGGACAAATGCCGCGCCCTGCTGGGCGGCAAGATCGGCGAGTACCATTACAACTGCCCGCTGGATCAGCAGTTCCTCACCTTTGCCGGGATTGACGCCGACGCCCTCAAGGCGCAGGTCGCCACCGGCGCGGGCGATGGCGACGTGCTGGCCTGGATCATCGCTAATTCCACCGCCAAACCCAACCTTGCGGCTATCGAGGGCTGGTCTGCCAGCCAGGAACGCCGCGGTCCCATGGCCGTCGAGATGCGCGAGTTCTACCAGGAATGCCATCAGAAGCTCGCCCCCAAGCGCGAGGACCTGAGTTCCTGGTTTGAACTCCTGGACCTGGACGATTACGTCTCCTTTGGCGGTCGCGCCTGA
- a CDS encoding cupin domain-containing protein: MSFNEFAVRPLKTFADARGMLFEPLTEEEIRMQRNVHVVTFEPGTVRGNHYHVRGAEIAVMNGPMLVRIKRAGKIEDYQVPEGQAWKFYLPAGLPHASKNTGTRATLSIGFNSEAHDPANPDTVREVLIES, translated from the coding sequence ATGTCGTTTAATGAATTTGCCGTCCGCCCGCTGAAGACGTTCGCCGATGCGCGCGGGATGTTGTTTGAACCGTTGACCGAAGAGGAAATTCGGATGCAGCGGAATGTACATGTGGTGACGTTCGAGCCCGGCACGGTTCGGGGCAACCACTATCACGTACGCGGGGCGGAAATCGCCGTGATGAACGGGCCGATGCTGGTACGGATCAAGCGCGCCGGGAAAATCGAGGATTACCAGGTGCCTGAAGGGCAGGCCTGGAAGTTTTATCTGCCCGCCGGTTTGCCGCACGCCTCAAAAAACACCGGCACGCGCGCCACTCTCTCCATCGGCTTCAACTCCGAGGCGCATGACCCCGCCAACCCCGATACGGTGCGGGAAGTATTGATCGAGAGCTGA